One genomic window of Niveibacterium sp. SC-1 includes the following:
- the ugpQ gene encoding glycerophosphodiester phosphodiesterase, with the protein MSSAWPLPRVVTHRCGGTLAPENTLIGLEFTLAHGVSAVEFDVMLSGEGTPILIHDEDLLRTTGRPGAVAQTPDAEIVQRDAGSWHSARFAGERIPLFADAIERCRALGIVANVEIKPAEGFDAVTGEAAARMAAVGWQGTGGQPLLSSFSPTALQAAMHAAPGLPRALLVDGVPEDFGAAVAAVGGIGLVCNGRKLDAATVARIKAAGLGLGTYTENDPGRARQLLDWGVDSVITDRPDLLAHLA; encoded by the coding sequence GTGAGTTCCGCTTGGCCGCTGCCGCGTGTGGTGACGCATCGCTGCGGCGGCACGCTCGCGCCCGAAAACACGCTCATCGGGCTCGAATTCACGTTGGCGCATGGCGTCAGCGCGGTCGAGTTCGACGTAATGCTCTCGGGCGAGGGCACGCCCATACTCATCCACGACGAGGATCTGTTGCGGACCACCGGCCGACCGGGAGCGGTGGCGCAGACGCCCGACGCGGAGATCGTGCAGCGTGATGCTGGCAGCTGGCATTCCGCCCGCTTCGCCGGCGAGCGCATCCCGCTCTTTGCAGACGCGATTGAACGTTGCCGGGCGCTGGGCATCGTTGCGAATGTGGAGATCAAGCCAGCTGAGGGCTTCGATGCGGTAACCGGCGAAGCCGCGGCCCGCATGGCCGCCGTGGGCTGGCAGGGCACCGGGGGGCAACCGCTACTGTCCTCGTTCTCACCCACGGCATTGCAGGCTGCGATGCACGCCGCACCCGGGCTGCCGCGTGCCTTACTGGTGGATGGAGTGCCCGAGGACTTCGGCGCTGCGGTTGCTGCGGTAGGCGGCATCGGCCTCGTCTGCAACGGCCGCAAGCTCGATGCGGCCACCGTCGCACGGATCAAGGCGGCAGGGCTCGGGCTAGGTACCTACACCGAGAACGACCCCGGGCGGGCTCGCCAGCTCCTGGACTGGGGCGTCGACTCGGTCATCACCGACCGCCCGGACTTGCTCGCGCATCTGGCCTGA
- the gltX gene encoding glutamate--tRNA ligase, whose amino-acid sequence MTQIVRTRFAPSPTGFLHIGGARTALFSWAFARRFGGDFVLRIEDTDVARSSQEAVDAILESMKWLGLEWDEGPFYQMKRMDRYKEVLAAMLADGTAYHCYTTPEELDQIRDAQRARGEKPRYDGRWRPERGKELPTPPEGVKPVVRFRNPAEGSVTWRDLVKGEISFENSELDDLIIARPDGTPTYNFCVVVDDWDMSITHVIRGDDHVNNTPRQINILRALGAEVPEFAHLSMILGPDGQKLSKRHGAVSVMQYDDDGYLPEAVINYLARLGWSHGDDEIISREQLIEWFDLDHITPSAAQFNFEKLDWLNAHYIKQTTPEVLAEDIARRLAKRGVETAQGPSLVTLIGLYRDRASTLVQLADALEAFYREPVISEELAIQHLSEASRGALAKLRGRLADVSWEKAALSQSIKDTCTELGVKMPQVAIPLRVALLGVPQTPSIDAVLEAMSREAVLARIDRVL is encoded by the coding sequence ATGACACAGATCGTCCGTACCCGTTTCGCTCCCAGCCCGACCGGTTTTCTGCATATCGGCGGCGCTCGTACCGCGCTGTTCTCCTGGGCTTTTGCCCGGCGTTTCGGCGGGGATTTCGTCCTGCGCATCGAAGATACCGATGTCGCGCGTTCCTCGCAGGAGGCCGTGGATGCCATCCTGGAGAGCATGAAATGGCTCGGCCTCGAATGGGACGAAGGCCCGTTCTATCAGATGAAGCGCATGGACCGTTACAAGGAGGTCCTGGCGGCGATGCTGGCCGACGGGACGGCCTACCACTGTTACACCACGCCCGAAGAGCTCGATCAGATCCGCGATGCGCAACGCGCCCGCGGCGAGAAGCCGCGATACGACGGCCGCTGGCGGCCCGAGCGTGGCAAGGAGCTGCCGACGCCGCCCGAAGGGGTGAAGCCGGTGGTGCGCTTCCGCAACCCGGCCGAAGGCTCTGTCACATGGCGTGACCTGGTGAAGGGCGAGATCAGTTTCGAGAACAGCGAACTGGATGACCTCATCATCGCCCGGCCCGATGGCACGCCGACCTACAACTTCTGCGTTGTGGTCGATGACTGGGACATGAGCATCACCCACGTCATCCGTGGCGACGACCATGTGAACAACACGCCGCGCCAGATCAACATCCTGCGCGCCCTGGGCGCCGAGGTGCCGGAGTTTGCGCACCTCTCCATGATCCTCGGTCCGGACGGGCAGAAACTCTCCAAGCGCCACGGGGCTGTGAGCGTGATGCAGTACGACGACGACGGCTATCTGCCTGAGGCTGTCATCAATTACCTGGCGCGCCTTGGTTGGAGCCACGGTGACGACGAGATCATCTCGCGCGAACAGCTGATCGAATGGTTCGACCTGGATCACATCACGCCGTCCGCCGCCCAGTTCAACTTCGAGAAGCTCGACTGGCTCAACGCGCACTACATCAAGCAGACCACGCCCGAAGTGCTGGCCGAAGATATCGCGCGTCGCCTCGCAAAGCGTGGCGTGGAGACGGCGCAAGGTCCGTCGCTCGTGACGCTGATCGGGCTCTATCGCGATCGCGCCAGCACCTTGGTGCAGCTCGCCGATGCGCTTGAAGCCTTCTACCGCGAGCCGGTGATCAGCGAAGAACTCGCGATCCAGCATCTGAGCGAGGCCTCGCGTGGGGCTCTGGCAAAGTTGCGAGGGCGCCTGGCGGACGTGAGCTGGGAAAAGGCTGCACTCAGCCAGTCGATCAAGGACACCTGTACCGAACTGGGCGTGAAGATGCCGCAGGTGGCGATCCCGCTGCGAGTCGCGCTGTTGGGCGTACCGCAGACGCCGTCGATCGACGCCGTGCTCGAAGCGATGTCGCGCGAGGCCGTGCTGGCACGTATCGATCGCGTACTGTAG
- the alaS gene encoding alanine--tRNA ligase → MKSAEIRRQFLDFFASKGHQIVASSSLVPHEDPTLLFTNAGMNQFKDVFLGFDKRPYNRATTSQKCVRAGGKHNDLENVGYTARHHTFFEMLGNFSFGDYFKRDAIKYAWELLTEVYKLPKDKLWVTVYAEDDEAYDLWTKEVGVPAERVIRIGDNKGARYASDNFWMMGDTGPCGPCTEIFFDHGADIWGGPPGSPEEDGDRYIEIWNNVFMQFNRDEAGVMHPLPKPSVDTGMGLERISAVLQHVHSNYEIDLFQNLIKAAARETKTADLAVPSLKVLADHIRACSFLIADGVIPGNEGRGYVLRRIIRRAIRHGYKLGARAAFFHRMVADLVAEMGEAYPELMRDQQRVTDVLRQEEERFFETIANGMEILEAALGELARNGGKQLDGETAFKLHDTYGFPLDLTADVCREREVTVDAAGFDAAMARQREQARAAGKFKMAAALEYSGVATAFKGYDTLDVESANVTAIYVDGASVNEIAAGQRGVIVLDSTPFYAESGGQVGDAGELTAGGVCTTLFAVEDTQKIQADVFGHHGELKSGALKVGDRITARVDAARRAQTMRNHSATHLMHKALREVLGAHVQQKGSLVDADKTRFDFAHNAPLSDDEIRRVEAIVNREVLANTATDARVMGLEDAQKTGAMMLFGEKYGDSVRVLDIGSSRELCGGTHVGRTGDIGLFKIAAQSGVAAGIRRVEAITGEAALAAVQQQDTLLAELSATLKLPANEAVARVSQLQDQVKAAEKEVAKLKSQMVLLQLDELVAGGMRVIKDVKVVAARLENVDAAALRDVADKLRDRVEEGVVIAASVVDGKVALVAMVTKGLTGKLKAGEIVATAAQVVGGKGGGRPDMAQAGGSLPEKLPEALDAALALIESKL, encoded by the coding sequence ATGAAAAGCGCCGAGATTCGCCGCCAGTTCCTCGACTTCTTTGCCTCCAAAGGCCACCAGATCGTCGCGTCGAGCTCGCTGGTGCCGCACGAAGACCCGACCCTGCTGTTCACCAACGCGGGAATGAACCAGTTCAAGGACGTCTTCCTGGGCTTCGACAAGCGCCCGTACAACCGCGCCACCACCTCGCAGAAGTGCGTGCGTGCCGGCGGCAAGCACAACGACCTCGAGAACGTGGGCTACACCGCCCGCCACCACACCTTCTTCGAGATGCTGGGCAACTTCTCCTTCGGCGACTACTTCAAGCGCGACGCGATCAAGTACGCATGGGAGCTGCTCACCGAGGTCTACAAGCTGCCCAAGGACAAGCTCTGGGTCACGGTCTATGCCGAGGACGACGAGGCCTACGACCTCTGGACCAAGGAAGTCGGCGTGCCCGCCGAGCGGGTGATCCGCATCGGCGACAACAAAGGTGCGCGCTACGCTTCCGACAACTTCTGGATGATGGGCGACACCGGCCCCTGTGGCCCCTGCACCGAGATCTTCTTCGACCACGGCGCCGACATCTGGGGTGGCCCCCCGGGCAGCCCGGAAGAAGACGGCGACCGCTACATCGAGATCTGGAACAACGTGTTCATGCAGTTCAACCGGGACGAGGCAGGCGTGATGCATCCGCTGCCCAAGCCCTCGGTGGACACCGGCATGGGCCTGGAGCGCATCTCGGCGGTGCTGCAGCATGTGCACAGCAACTACGAGATCGACCTCTTCCAGAACCTGATCAAGGCGGCGGCGCGCGAAACGAAGACTGCGGATCTCGCGGTCCCGTCGCTCAAGGTGCTGGCCGACCATATCCGCGCCTGCAGCTTCCTCATCGCCGATGGCGTGATCCCGGGCAACGAAGGCCGCGGCTACGTGCTGCGCCGGATCATCCGCCGCGCCATCCGCCACGGCTACAAACTGGGTGCGCGTGCCGCCTTCTTCCACCGCATGGTGGCGGACCTGGTGGCCGAGATGGGCGAGGCCTATCCGGAGCTGATGCGTGACCAGCAGCGTGTGACCGATGTGCTGCGCCAGGAAGAGGAACGCTTCTTCGAGACCATCGCCAACGGCATGGAAATCCTCGAAGCCGCCTTGGGCGAACTTGCCCGCAACGGCGGCAAGCAGCTCGACGGTGAGACTGCCTTCAAGCTGCACGATACCTACGGCTTCCCGCTGGACCTGACCGCTGACGTCTGCCGTGAGCGCGAAGTCACGGTTGACGCGGCCGGCTTCGACGCCGCCATGGCGCGCCAGCGGGAACAGGCGCGTGCCGCAGGCAAGTTCAAGATGGCCGCCGCGCTCGAATACAGCGGCGTCGCCACCGCCTTCAAGGGCTACGACACTCTGGACGTGGAAAGCGCGAACGTCACCGCGATCTATGTCGACGGCGCCTCGGTGAACGAGATCGCCGCCGGCCAGCGCGGCGTGATCGTGCTCGACAGCACGCCCTTCTACGCCGAGTCCGGTGGCCAGGTCGGCGACGCAGGCGAGCTGACGGCGGGTGGCGTGTGCACCACGCTCTTCGCAGTCGAGGACACGCAGAAGATCCAGGCCGACGTGTTCGGCCACCACGGTGAGCTGAAGTCCGGCGCGCTCAAGGTCGGCGACCGCATCACCGCGCGCGTGGATGCCGCGCGCCGCGCCCAGACCATGCGCAACCACTCGGCCACCCACCTGATGCACAAGGCCTTGCGCGAAGTGCTCGGCGCCCATGTGCAGCAAAAGGGTTCGCTGGTCGACGCCGACAAGACCCGCTTCGACTTCGCCCACAACGCGCCGCTCTCGGATGACGAGATCCGTCGCGTGGAAGCCATCGTCAATCGCGAAGTCCTCGCCAACACCGCGACCGACGCCCGCGTGATGGGGCTGGAAGACGCGCAGAAGACGGGCGCCATGATGCTCTTCGGCGAGAAGTACGGCGACAGCGTGCGCGTGCTCGACATCGGCAGCTCGCGTGAGCTCTGCGGTGGCACGCACGTGGGCCGCACCGGCGACATCGGCCTCTTCAAGATCGCGGCCCAGAGCGGTGTTGCCGCCGGTATCCGTCGTGTTGAAGCGATCACTGGCGAAGCCGCGCTGGCCGCCGTGCAGCAGCAGGACACGCTGCTGGCCGAGCTCTCGGCCACGCTCAAGCTGCCCGCCAACGAGGCGGTGGCCCGTGTGAGCCAGTTGCAGGACCAGGTGAAGGCGGCCGAGAAGGAAGTGGCCAAGCTCAAGAGCCAGATGGTCCTGCTGCAGCTCGACGAACTGGTCGCCGGCGGCATGCGCGTCATCAAGGACGTGAAGGTCGTGGCAGCGCGCCTGGAGAACGTTGACGCGGCTGCGCTGCGTGACGTGGCCGACAAGTTGCGGGACCGCGTGGAAGAGGGCGTCGTGATCGCCGCTTCCGTGGTGGACGGCAAGGTGGCCCTGGTCGCGATGGTCACCAAGGGCCTCACCGGCAAGCTCAAGGCCGGCGAAATCGTGGCAACGGCCGCGCAAGTGGTCGGCGGCAAGGGCGGCGGACGACCGGACATGGCGCAGGCCGGCGGCTCGCTGCCGGAGAAACTGCCCGAAGCGCTGGATGCCGCGCTTGCGCTGATCGAAAGCAAGCTGTAA
- a CDS encoding HAD family phosphatase yields MKFPYKAVLFDMDGTITDSTVFHDAAWDEFALAHLGKGLEPGDPRLVPGRTIDIVRAVLGRHVEGEEADRLHDDKELRFHALARGKMSTIAGLWIYLDWLKAQGIPAALVTNAPQINIDFQLPELGLDTAFVFTIGAEDVKQGKPHPDPYLEACRRLGVAPSEALVHEDSRLGIAAGVAAGCDVSAVLTDLEAATALALGARYTAEDFEDWLAQVQQG; encoded by the coding sequence ATGAAGTTCCCCTACAAGGCCGTCCTCTTCGACATGGACGGCACCATCACCGACTCCACTGTCTTCCACGACGCTGCCTGGGACGAATTTGCCCTGGCCCACCTGGGCAAAGGGCTGGAGCCCGGTGATCCGCGTCTGGTGCCTGGGCGCACCATCGATATCGTGCGCGCCGTGCTCGGTCGCCATGTCGAAGGCGAGGAAGCCGATCGCCTGCATGACGACAAGGAACTGCGCTTCCACGCACTCGCGCGCGGCAAGATGAGCACAATCGCCGGGCTCTGGATCTATCTGGACTGGCTCAAGGCGCAGGGCATTCCCGCCGCGCTCGTGACCAATGCGCCCCAGATCAACATCGACTTCCAGCTGCCGGAACTCGGCCTCGACACGGCCTTTGTCTTCACCATCGGCGCCGAGGACGTGAAGCAGGGCAAGCCGCATCCCGATCCTTATCTGGAGGCCTGTCGCCGGCTGGGCGTAGCGCCTTCCGAGGCCCTGGTCCATGAGGACTCCCGCTTGGGTATCGCGGCGGGCGTGGCCGCCGGTTGTGATGTCAGCGCCGTCCTGACCGATCTGGAGGCCGCGACGGCCCTGGCGCTTGGCGCGCGCTATACCGCAGAGGACTTCGAGGACTGGCTGGCTCAGGTGCAGCAGGGCTGA
- a CDS encoding GNAT family N-acetyltransferase has product MSDWQLRALNRNDAESYLAHWLALSGPVRYRCFGRIVSEAELHRLAETLVVEGRMLCGMFAPDGTLACVAQAFPCGDGCFELSFSVLPQWRGNGFARNAGERLCRMLGARGARELRLRCQRSNLPMRALAVCLGFDLSVRGDGLVGVRTLMRPGAGGLRADLAQASNQPGVPL; this is encoded by the coding sequence ATGTCGGACTGGCAGCTGCGCGCGCTCAATCGAAACGATGCCGAGAGCTATCTCGCGCATTGGCTCGCGCTCTCCGGCCCTGTGCGCTATCGCTGTTTTGGCCGCATCGTGTCTGAAGCCGAACTGCACCGGCTGGCCGAGACCCTTGTGGTCGAAGGCCGCATGCTGTGCGGCATGTTTGCGCCGGACGGCACTCTGGCCTGCGTCGCCCAGGCCTTCCCCTGCGGGGATGGCTGCTTTGAACTTTCTTTCTCGGTGCTTCCGCAATGGCGGGGCAATGGCTTCGCCCGGAATGCTGGCGAGCGCCTGTGCCGGATGCTGGGCGCACGCGGGGCGCGCGAACTGCGCCTGCGCTGCCAGCGCTCCAACCTGCCGATGCGTGCGCTGGCCGTGTGTCTGGGTTTCGATCTCAGCGTGCGCGGCGATGGCCTGGTCGGGGTGCGTACCCTGATGCGTCCGGGCGCTGGCGGTCTGCGTGCCGACCTCGCGCAGGCCTCCAACCAGCCAGGCGTACCGCTCTAG
- the rlmM gene encoding 23S rRNA (cytidine(2498)-2'-O)-methyltransferase RlmM, giving the protein MDFSCRALAYCRPGFEKDLAAEMIQRCGKRGVAASATPQLNAGYVLCEIDAPQEEARLFLRFRDLIFARQLVWVQAWLEDLPEKDRLTPIMGALDLLHGRFARLWAETADTNEAKTLSSFFKRFMPHLERALVERKRLIERAELPTLHLFFLDSSRLWIATSEANEASQWPMGIARMRMPREAPSRSTLKLAEAFDALLTEDERKTTLRAGLKAVDLGAAPGGWTWQFAHRGILVTAVDNGPMADTVKATGLVEHVRADGFVWKPKRPVEWMVCDMVEQPSRVAQLVADWVAAGRCRRCIFNLKLPMKKRHEEIERARALIHKRLSVSGREWTLRFKHLYHDREEVTGYLTASK; this is encoded by the coding sequence ATGGATTTCAGCTGTCGCGCCCTCGCCTATTGCCGCCCGGGTTTCGAGAAGGACCTGGCCGCGGAGATGATCCAGCGCTGTGGCAAGCGCGGCGTCGCGGCCAGCGCCACGCCGCAGCTCAACGCGGGATACGTGCTGTGCGAGATCGACGCACCGCAAGAGGAAGCGCGTCTTTTCCTGCGCTTTCGTGATCTGATCTTCGCGCGCCAGCTCGTCTGGGTGCAGGCTTGGCTGGAAGACCTGCCCGAGAAGGATCGCCTCACGCCCATCATGGGTGCGCTCGACCTGCTGCACGGCCGCTTCGCACGGCTCTGGGCCGAAACCGCCGATACCAACGAAGCGAAGACGCTCTCCTCCTTCTTCAAGCGCTTCATGCCCCATCTGGAGCGCGCGCTGGTCGAACGCAAGCGCCTCATCGAGCGTGCCGAGCTGCCGACGCTGCACCTCTTCTTCCTCGATTCCTCGCGCCTGTGGATCGCCACCTCGGAGGCCAATGAAGCTTCGCAATGGCCGATGGGCATCGCCCGTATGCGCATGCCGCGCGAAGCACCCAGCCGATCGACCCTCAAGCTCGCCGAAGCCTTCGACGCCCTGCTGACGGAAGACGAACGCAAGACCACCCTGCGCGCCGGCCTCAAGGCGGTGGATCTCGGTGCGGCACCCGGTGGCTGGACCTGGCAATTCGCGCATCGCGGCATTCTGGTCACCGCGGTGGACAACGGCCCGATGGCGGACACCGTCAAGGCGACCGGCCTCGTCGAGCACGTGCGCGCCGATGGCTTTGTGTGGAAGCCGAAGAGGCCAGTGGAGTGGATGGTCTGCGACATGGTCGAACAGCCTTCGCGCGTCGCTCAGCTGGTGGCCGACTGGGTGGCTGCCGGGCGTTGCCGACGCTGCATCTTCAACCTGAAGCTGCCAATGAAGAAGCGTCACGAAGAGATCGAGCGTGCCCGCGCGCTGATCCACAAACGCCTCTCGGTGTCCGGCCGCGAGTGGACGCTGCGCTTCAAGCATCTCTACCACGACCGCGAAGAAGTGACCGGTTACCTGACCGCCAGCAAGTAG
- a CDS encoding extracellular solute-binding protein, producing MKLRLLAGLCLALSGSLTALPSVAAPRKPAAAEAPAEARLGSELGAERKAALSALVEAFNAQEKGGRIMLEDGEEAEMMILGSRSEEALLNNPGRFVPLHAVMKAAGVPFDVTRAVPGVTPPVLQDKSGKLLALPVALETPILFANDKVLRKAGLDGTPLPRTWASLQEALGKLADAGVICPFTVARPAETLLENQAAWHNVAYASPDGMSLAVNGLGEVRHLARMASWQKSRYLQVFGHGDEAVAHFAAGECGYLAAGQAAMPQFMEKQMSVRVGSLPHYDDVPGAPQNTLADGDSLWVSAKTSAAQKKLIARFVRFWTEPAQQISWQKSSGFLPINRAGAFAATSQTLGPELEHVGVAIGQLANKPVTANSRASTVGHSAAVREILESELDAVWQEGRAAKLALDNAVARSRGACGICAAAAKGKAGK from the coding sequence ATGAAACTTCGCTTGCTCGCCGGCCTCTGTCTCGCCCTTTCCGGATCCCTGACTGCATTGCCCAGCGTCGCCGCGCCGCGCAAGCCCGCCGCGGCGGAGGCGCCCGCCGAAGCCCGTCTGGGCAGCGAGCTTGGCGCCGAACGCAAGGCTGCGCTGAGCGCCCTGGTCGAGGCCTTCAACGCCCAGGAAAAGGGCGGCCGCATCATGCTGGAAGACGGCGAAGAGGCCGAGATGATGATCCTCGGCAGCCGCTCCGAAGAGGCGCTGTTGAACAACCCCGGCCGTTTCGTCCCGCTACATGCCGTCATGAAGGCGGCGGGCGTACCCTTCGATGTGACCAGGGCGGTGCCGGGCGTGACCCCGCCGGTGCTGCAGGACAAGAGCGGCAAGTTGCTTGCGCTCCCGGTTGCCCTTGAAACGCCGATCCTGTTCGCCAACGACAAGGTCCTGCGCAAGGCCGGCCTGGACGGCACGCCGCTGCCTCGCACCTGGGCGAGCCTGCAGGAAGCCCTGGGCAAGCTCGCCGATGCTGGGGTGATCTGCCCCTTCACAGTCGCCCGACCGGCGGAGACCCTGCTGGAGAACCAGGCCGCCTGGCACAACGTGGCTTACGCTAGTCCTGACGGCATGAGCCTTGCCGTCAATGGCCTGGGCGAGGTGCGCCATCTCGCCCGCATGGCGAGCTGGCAGAAATCCCGCTACCTGCAGGTCTTCGGCCACGGCGACGAAGCCGTTGCGCACTTTGCGGCAGGTGAATGCGGCTATCTGGCGGCCGGACAGGCGGCGATGCCGCAGTTCATGGAAAAGCAGATGAGCGTACGTGTCGGCAGCCTGCCGCACTACGACGACGTGCCGGGCGCACCGCAGAACACCCTCGCCGACGGCGACTCGCTGTGGGTGTCGGCCAAGACCAGTGCCGCGCAGAAGAAGCTGATCGCCCGATTCGTGCGTTTCTGGACCGAACCGGCACAGCAGATCAGCTGGCAAAAGAGCAGCGGCTTCCTGCCGATCAACCGTGCTGGCGCATTCGCCGCGACCAGCCAGACGCTGGGTCCGGAACTCGAACACGTTGGTGTGGCAATCGGCCAGCTGGCCAACAAGCCGGTGACGGCCAATTCGCGGGCCTCCACCGTGGGCCACAGCGCCGCGGTGCGCGAGATCCTTGAATCGGAACTGGATGCAGTCTGGCAGGAAGGTCGCGCCGCCAAGCTGGCTCTCGACAACGCCGTAGCGCGCTCGCGCGGCGCGTGCGGCATCTGCGCCGCGGCCGCCAAGGGCAAGGCAGGCAAGTGA
- a CDS encoding DEAD/DEAH box helicase produces MQPSGFSAFGLGPILENNVAALGIAEPTPVQLQAIPLLMQGHDLIASAPTGTGKTAAFLLPSLFRLAQPSAKRGVGPRILVLTPTRELAQQVANASKDFSQRLARVKTVCVTGGESYFAQNKALTTPHEILVATPGRLMDQMNSGRVDFSRLEVLVLDEADRMLDMGFADDVMAIAAALPVDRQTVCFTATMSHTVLRLSSQLQRDAQRLEVKAEVARTDAIDQQVIYVDNIGHKRRLLSHWLSGEASGQAVVFTATKRDADELAQALDAEGHAAVALHGDLEQRQRTRMLNRLRRGEARVLVATDVAARGIDVAGITHVFNFDLPRFAEDYVHRIGRTGRAGATGVAVSFVNRDEIGLLRRIERFVGKPVRVATVVGMEAKFDPRERSPRPGPRSFDGRRPQGRPGERREGGFGERREGGGFGERRSYGDRGGFRGHSAQGEARPASSAPRRDGDRPQGQGFGDRTQGHGYGERKPYGERSVNERSFGDRQYGDRREGGNQGGNREGGNRDGERRGFSGGFGDRRPAGDRGGRPGGFDRPRRKD; encoded by the coding sequence ATGCAACCCTCCGGCTTTTCCGCCTTCGGCCTTGGCCCGATCCTCGAGAACAACGTCGCCGCCCTGGGCATCGCCGAACCGACCCCGGTTCAACTACAGGCCATTCCGCTGCTGATGCAGGGCCATGACCTGATTGCCTCCGCGCCCACCGGCACGGGCAAGACCGCCGCCTTCCTGCTGCCCTCGCTTTTCCGCCTCGCTCAGCCGTCCGCAAAGCGCGGCGTTGGCCCGCGCATTCTGGTGCTGACCCCGACGCGCGAACTCGCGCAGCAGGTCGCCAATGCCTCCAAGGACTTCTCGCAACGCCTGGCGCGCGTAAAGACGGTCTGCGTCACCGGTGGCGAGTCCTATTTCGCCCAGAACAAGGCGCTCACGACCCCGCACGAAATCCTGGTCGCGACCCCTGGCCGCCTGATGGACCAGATGAATTCCGGCCGTGTCGATTTCTCCCGCCTTGAAGTGCTGGTGCTGGACGAAGCCGACCGCATGCTGGACATGGGTTTCGCCGACGACGTGATGGCCATCGCCGCTGCACTGCCGGTTGACCGCCAGACCGTCTGCTTCACCGCCACGATGTCGCACACCGTGCTGCGCCTGTCGTCGCAGCTTCAGCGTGATGCGCAACGCCTGGAAGTGAAGGCCGAAGTGGCCCGCACCGACGCGATCGACCAGCAAGTAATCTACGTCGACAACATCGGCCACAAGCGCCGCTTGCTGTCACATTGGCTCTCCGGCGAGGCTTCCGGCCAGGCCGTGGTGTTCACCGCGACCAAGCGCGATGCCGATGAACTGGCCCAGGCGCTGGACGCCGAAGGCCATGCCGCGGTCGCCCTGCACGGCGATCTGGAGCAACGCCAGCGCACCCGCATGCTCAACCGCCTGCGTCGCGGCGAAGCCCGCGTGCTGGTGGCCACCGACGTGGCTGCGCGCGGCATCGACGTGGCCGGCATCACCCACGTTTTCAACTTCGACTTGCCGCGCTTCGCCGAAGACTATGTGCACCGTATCGGCCGCACCGGCCGTGCCGGCGCCACCGGTGTTGCCGTGTCCTTCGTGAATCGCGACGAGATCGGCCTGCTGCGCCGGATCGAGCGTTTCGTCGGCAAGCCCGTGCGCGTCGCAACCGTGGTCGGAATGGAAGCCAAGTTCGATCCGCGCGAGCGCAGCCCGCGTCCGGGCCCGCGCAGCTTTGACGGCCGTCGTCCGCAAGGCCGTCCGGGTGAACGCCGCGAAGGCGGTTTCGGTGAGCGTCGCGAGGGTGGTGGCTTCGGTGAGCGCCGCAGCTATGGCGATCGCGGTGGCTTCCGCGGTCATAGTGCCCAGGGTGAGGCTCGCCCCGCGTCCTCCGCCCCCCGTCGCGACGGCGATCGTCCCCAAGGCCAGGGCTTTGGCGATCGCACCCAAGGCCATGGCTATGGTGAGCGCAAGCCCTACGGCGAGCGTTCGGTAAATGAGCGCAGCTTCGGCGACCGCCAGTACGGCGATCGTCGCGAAGGCGGCAACCAAGGTGGCAACCGTGAAGGCGGCAACCGCGATGGCGAACGTCGCGGCTTCTCCGGTGGCTTCGGTGATCGTCGCCCCGCAGGTGATCGCGGTGGCCGTCCGGGCGGTTTCGATCGTCCGCGTCGCAAGGACTGA
- a CDS encoding YchJ family metal-binding protein, protein MVKPSRPASQSASPPCPCGSGKSYPACCGRFHSGTPAPDAEALMRSRYSAYALGLEAYLLATWHASTRPASVLDAANPPRWIRLKVISHHATDERATVHFIATCRIQGRAEHMEEVSRFVCESGRWFYVDGEVSSG, encoded by the coding sequence ATGGTCAAGCCTTCCCGGCCCGCTTCGCAGTCCGCTTCCCCGCCCTGCCCCTGCGGCAGCGGAAAGTCCTATCCCGCCTGCTGCGGCCGCTTCCATTCCGGCACGCCGGCGCCGGATGCCGAAGCCTTGATGCGCTCGCGCTACAGCGCCTACGCGCTGGGCCTCGAGGCTTATCTGCTCGCCACCTGGCACGCGAGCACCCGTCCGGCCTCCGTGCTGGATGCCGCCAATCCGCCCCGCTGGATCCGGCTCAAGGTGATTTCGCATCACGCCACGGATGAGCGGGCCACGGTGCACTTCATCGCGACCTGCCGGATCCAGGGCCGCGCCGAGCACATGGAAGAGGTGAGCCGCTTCGTCTGCGAGAGCGGCCGATGGTTCTACGTGGACGGCGAGGTGTCGTCGGGCTGA